The genome window AAATCAACAAAAGAATGTATTGAAAGAAACAGCATACTTTGCAATATAAACTCTTAACATAAATTTAGGTATCGTTAAGACCCAAATTTATAAAATTTTATTTTTTCAGAATCTTAAAAAGGATAGTTCTATGAATGTTGCAGTAATTGGCGCTGGATTAGCAGGTAGTGAATGTGCATGGATTTTAGCGGAACACTATCAATTGTCTGTCACTTTATATGAAATGAAGACAAAAAAAACAACTCCAGCCCAAATATCTCCTCATTTATTTGCCGAATTAGTCTGTTCTAATAGTTTAAAGTCCAAAAGCCGTTTAAATCCAGCCGGAACTTTAAAAATTGAGCTAGAAAAATTAGGAAGCCTTATTTTACCAGCAGCCAGAAAAGCTGAAGTGCCAGCAGGAGAAACTTTAGCTGTAGATAGAGAACTCTTTTCATCTGAAATTACGCAAAAGTTAAAAAATCATAAAAACATTGAAGTTATTGAGACCATAGTTCAATCAATCGATGAAATTAACCTTAAAAAAGATTTTAATGCCATCGTTATTGCAACCGGTCCTTTAACTGATGACGCACTCGCTGCAGACCTAAGAAAAATTACGAAAAGTGATCAGCTTTATTTTTATGATGCCATTGCCCCAATTTTAGATGGCGATAGCATTAATTATGATGTTGCTTTTTATGCGAATAGACTATCAAAAACCAGTTTATATGAAAAGAATTTAGCGCAAAATAAAGAAAAATCACCGGAATTACTGAATGTTTCTAATGCAGAATTAACGCAAGAAAAATTAACTGGATTGCCTGATGTTTCTAATGCAGATGAGGATGGTGATTATTTAAATCTCCCCTTTAATAAAGAAGAATATTTTGCTTTTGTTGAAAAAGTACTACTTGGAGAAAAAGTTCCCCATAAAAACTTTGAAGAACCTCGTTATTTTAATGGTTGCCAGCCAATTGAAGTTTTGGCAGAAAGCGGTCCACGCACCCTTTCATTTGGCCCGATGAAACCAAAAGGTCTTATCAATCCTAAAACCGGAAAAATGCCATATGCAGTAGTTCAATTACGGAAAGAAAGTTTAGGCGATAATGCTTGGAATATGGTAGGATTTCAAACTCGCCTAACATGGAAAGCTCAAAAAGAAATATTCTCCACTATCCCAGGCATGGAAAATGTTGAATTTTTTCGTCTAGGAAGCATGCATAGAAATACTTATTTAGTTTCGCCATCTGTATTAAATGAAGATTTTAGTTTAAAAGAAAACAATAAAATATACTTAGCTGGACAAATTATGGGAGTTGAAGGCTACCTTGAAAGCACCGCTATGGGATGTTTTATAGGTCATTTAATTGGAATTAAATTAACTAAACAAAAAAAATTATCACTGCCACCAGCAAATACTTCTTTAGGATGTTTAGCTCGCTTTTGCATCTATTCTGAAGCAAAAAAATTTACCCCTATGAACATTCATTGGGGCTTATTTAATGATTTAACTAAAGAAGATATTGAAAAATACAGTAGTAACTCTGAAAAAGTTTTAAAAATGAAAAAAATAGATAAATCAACAAAAAGAGAAATGCTTGCCTCTCGTTCAGAAGAATTATTTAATGATTGGTTTAATAAAGAGTTTATTTAATATATAAAATTGATTAAAATTTTTATAATTCACTTTCATTTTCAACATAAGCTCGCACTGTTTCTTGAGTTATAAACTCTTCTACTGATTGCAGTTGATTTGGTGTTCCATTTTCATATCTAAAAATTTGTCCCTTTAAATTTGAATCAAGAAAAACTACATAAGATGTTCTATTTTTTTGTCCAGGTTTTCGTATTGTTTGTAAAACTCCATGTATATTTGCTTTAACTGGTAATTGCATTGTTTCTGTCAATAATTCAAATGCACTACCAAAATTTATTACAAAATATCCTTCTTTAGGATTTAATGCATATAATTTATTATCAATGAATGCCACTAAACCTGGTTCTGTGCATCTTAAAACAGTTATCCAACCCGAATCGCGATGGAATTTAGTTCCTCTCGTTTTTTTCTCAGATCGATAATGGTTAAATGCTAGCATTTGATGCCCATTTTTCTTACTCAATCCGCTTGTTACAGTATCAATATGTGATTCTGCGACTCCAATTTTTAGTAAAATACTTTTCAAAACTCCAATTCCAAGATCTGCCATAGCATGCCCTAAAGCTTCTATTTCTGCTGGAAGAAATTCTTTCCAGTGGGACATTTCAATGAAAAAATTTTCTAACTGATCATTTTCTCTATCAAAATACCCCTGAAAAAAACCTTGAATTTTTACATCTTTATATCCTCTATAAGCATCATCTTTATCTCCATTTTTAGCTCGGAAAAAATTATTTGTAAATTTATCTCCTAACGAAACAGAAAAGTTACTTGGAATTTTTAAGAGAAAAAATCCATCATGAATCGCACGAAGGAATCCTTCTTCACCATTAGAAAATACAATATTTTCATCTATAAACTCAGATTCTTCCATATTAAATTCTGGTAATAATTTTTCTTCTTCAGTACTTCTAGGCATTTGTGGCATACTAGAAATTTTTCTAAAAGTTACTGAAGTTGAGAGATCACTTGATAAGCTTTTTAAAACAGAAGTTTCAATATCATTCATGCGCATTCCTTTGCTTTTTAAATAATAAAAATATGGATTTACTGTTAGTGGAGAAAAGAAAAATCGCTCTCTAACATTGTTAGAGAGTAAGCATAAAAATAACTAAAGGCAAGTTTCTTTAACCTAAATTTAGTTTGAATATTTAAAAGAAAAAATTAGCGTATAGTTTTAGACTTTAATAGATTTAAAAACAATTTAAAAATGTTTGGTGCATAAACAGGTTCCACTTTTAATATTTAGCATTATTATTTGCTATTTTAAACAATTCCACGAAGAAGTCCGCCTTCAACTCGCAAAGCAGCTCCGTTCGTCGCTGAAGATAAAGGACTACAAATATAGGTAACAAAGCTTGCAACTTCATCAACAGAAGCAAATCTTTGGATGAGTGACGAGGAACGATACTCTTTAAAAAATTTCTTTTCCATTTCCTTATTAGATAAATTATTTTGTACTGCTAAATCATTTACAAACTTTTCTACACCTTCAGACCATGTAGGACCTGGTAATATTGAATTTACAGTTACTCCCGTCCCTAAAGTCGTTTCTGCCAACCCTCTAGCCAAAGCTATTTGTGCCGTTTTTGTTACTCCATAATGTATCATTTCTGTTGGTATATGAATTCCTGACTCACTTGAAATAAAAACCATTCTACCCCAATCCTTTTTTTTCATTTGGTTTAAATAATATCTACTTAATCTAATTCCTGACATTACATTTTGGTTAAATATCTCCATCCAATTTTCATCACTAATTTCTTCAAATTCACGGGCAGCATATACTCCATAATTATTAATCAAAATATCAACACTGCTAACTTCCTCAATTACTTTTTCACAACCTTTTTTAGTACCGACATCGGCAGCTAAACCAGATATATTTTTTTTATGAATATTCTGTTTACTTAGCTTTTCAATAGCGGATTTAACCCTATCTTCCGTCCTACCATTAATAATAATAGAAACTCCTTCCTGTAGTAAGGATTGAGCAATTGCAAAACCAATTCCGGAAGTAGATCCTGTAATTAAAGCTTTTTTCTCTTGTAACTTTAAATCCATTTTTCATCCTTTCAATACCAAAGTAACAATTCTATTTAATCCTTTTATTTTTATTTTTCAAGTTAGCAAAGCAAATTAATAAAATTAAAAATGAAATAATAAACGTAACTAAATTCGCTATTATTATAATCAAATCAAATATCATTATTCCGTATATTAACCACAAAAAAACTCCAGAACAAAACATGGAATACATAACTAAAGAAATACCGCTTGTATCTTTGGTTTTGATAGTTTTTATTGCTTGCGGTAAAAAAGAAGATGTGGTTAAAAATGCGGCAATATACCCAATAATTAAATGTTTATATAACAACATAATAATCCTTTAAAATTTATTTATTACATTACTATATCACAACTTTACGTTCCAAAATTTTATTTATTAATTTTTTTTAAGTATAATTTATTAAAAAATAAAGAAGCTACTAAAACAAAAAACATTATGAAAAGAAAAATATTTTCAGGAATTGGTTTATCTATAGTTAAGTATGTAAAGCCTAAATTTAAATCTTTAATTTTTAAAATGACATTTATGCCTGCGATTCCCACTAAAACAAAAGCTGTTTTTTCAAGAATTGGAAATTTTTCAATTAATTTTATAAAAAATTGGGCCGCTATTCTCATCAGTAAAACACCTAGTAAAGCACCTGAAATTAACACCCACTTAACATCAGATATTGCCAGAGCAACTGCAATAGAATCAATAGAAAACATAAGATCCATCATCTCAACTTGAATAATGACTAAAATAAATTGTTTTGTACTTGCTTTCAATCCAGTTGGTATAATGATTTTTCCAATACTTTCTGAAGCAGATAATTCATGCGTTGATTCTTTATGAAAAAAAAGTTCGTGACAAGATAAATAAAGCAAATATAAACCAGCTATTGTTTTAACCCATTCATATTTCATCAACCAAACACCAACAAAAATAATACCTATTCTAAACAGATAAGCTCCCCAGATTCCCAACAGTAACGCTTTCTTTTGTTGCTGAGGATCTTTTAGCTTTTTTTTGACTAAAGCTGCTAATGCCAATGCATTGTCAAAACTTAATAATCCTTCTAAAATAACGAGTTGAAAAACAATGAACAAATTGCTGAGAGTTAATTCAATCAATTCAAAATCCTTTCAAAATGAAACATTCTGTTACAATTAATGCTTTAACTTCATTTTTATGCTATTGAGCAATTGAGAAAAAATCATTTCTGATGCTTTTTTCAACATTTAAACAATAACCAAAAATATCAACTACTTGGAGCCTTGCATCTGTGAACTATAGTGAACAATATCTATATGCTCTTACTACCCTTGTGGAAAAAATACAAAAGGCTCTAGCAACATTTAAAAGTGGCGGTCTCATCCTTGTTGGAGATGATGGTCGCCGTGAGAACGAAGCCGATCTCGTTTTTCATGCTTGTGGTGCTTCCCCAGAAAATGTAAATTTTGCCATCACCCATGCAAAAGGTTTATTATGCGTGTCTTTAAGTCATGAAGTTGCTAATAATTTAGGAATATATTCGGCTCCCCAGATTCCCGGAGGCATATCTCATACCAATTTTACCTTGTCAGTAGACGCAAAAAAAGGAATTACTAGTGGAATTTCTGCTAAAGATCGAGCCTATACAATTGAACTTATGGCTGATCCAAAGGCTTCTATTGGAGATTTTGTTAGTCCGGGACATGTATTCCCTCTAAGAGCCATGCAAGGTGGACTCCTAGCTAGAGCTGGACATACAGAAGCTCTACTAGAACTCTGCAATTTTGCTAATTTACCAAGTGTAGCTGCAATGTGTGAAGTGTTAGACGAAAACGGGAATGCTATAAATCCTAAACATTTCGCTGATATTAATCACAAATATAATGTATTTAAAGATATACCTTATATTACAACTATAGATATCCTTTGGGCTAAAATTTTCTTTCAGCCTTTAAAAAACCAAACGTTCCATGCAGTACAAAATTTCACAGCTCCTGAAATACGTGAAAGACCCATCTCAGTATTTGAATTCCAACAACGTCAAGAAAAAGAACTCACGTTGCCAACATTTCTCTGCGTTTATAAAGAACAAATAAATCCAGAAAAAATCCATATCAGTATTACAAATGCAGCAAATATTTGGAATAATTCTGTTGAGTTAAATAATTGTGATGCTGCAGTTTTTTTATATTGCCCAGGAAATTGCTTTGAGAAAATACCATCAGATTTCTCTGATTTTTGCGATATGAGTGCTAAAGAAGGATTAAGTAAAACAAAAATTTCAGTAAAAAGATGCATAAGTATCTTAAGAACAATGCAATTTATTTCTACAACATTCAATTTAAACATAAATCAAATAATTAATAATACTCCATACCTTGTCCCTGAAGACAAATACTTTCTAAGTAATATTGTTCATTCAAATTTTAAATTATATTAAATAAAGGAATATTAATATAATTCAAAATTTCTCTTTTCCTTTTAATTACTTTTAATTTTGGTAGTCCTAAACTCTTAATGCTTCGTTGTAATGAAGTGCAAAATACCACATAGCACAAATATGATTTTCAATTTTTTTTGAAAAAGATAAAGTTTTCCTCACCAATCTCGAACACCTTTGCCTGAAAGTGTTATTTAATCTTTCAACATAATTCGTTAATCCTGTATGTTTACTAACCGAACTGTGTTACTCTTTTGGAAAAATAACTTCATAGGATTCCCAAAAATCTGTGTAAAAATATCCTTGCTCTCTATAAATTTTAGGTATTGACTCCCACAACCCCTTTGCTCCTTTTGCAGATCTCGTTCCAATATAAAAACCAATAATTTCTCAATTTTCCTTATTTATTGCAATCCAAATCCACTGTTTATTTTTTTTATTCTTTACGAATAACCACATTTCATCACATTCGATTTTAACTTGAATTTTTTTTATTATTAATAACAGATTCCGGTATTTTCTTATCTAAATTATCGTATTTCTCATTGATATATTTCTGATTCCAAGGTTCAGAAATACCTGTGACACGTGAAATTTCAGCATTAGGAATTCTTTCAAGCAAAAGTTTATCAACTAAATTCCAAGCATCCTTGCCCTCCAATTATTTTCATATACTCTCAACAAAAATAATTGGGAATCATCAATATCTTCGCAGCATTAAGAGATTAGGACTACCCAAAAAATGAAGGAATGACTGCTGTTACAGAGTATGTTGAAGTATTTCACAATAGAATTCGTGCTCACTCTGCCCTTGATTATCAAGCTCCTTTAGAGTATGAAATTATGAAATTTAACTGTTCACTTTTCGGGAATCAGACCAAATCTAGCCGTTCCAACTAGCTGGAGGGGGTAAACGCCATATCTTTGGCTATTCCACTAGAAAGAATGAAGCTATATTTAGTAATCTAGTTTCAAAAATACATTTTTCGATGAAAAAATAAACAAAATAAAATTCATTGAAATTTTTTTTTCTGCATTAAAATAATTTTATTTACTTGGAGAATTTCTAAATGTTTCAAAACAAACATAAAACTGAAAGAAACGTTATAGAAAATCAATTAGAATATGAAAACTAATCTTAATTATGCTTTGTTAAAATTTATTTTATCATTAATAATTTTATTGCCTTTTTTTTCTATATACAGCTTAGAGGAAATAGAAGTTCTTTATGATGAAAGAATGATTCCTTGGACATATAGAGATTCTAATAGAAAATTAGTGGGTTCAAGCGTTGAAACTTTTAGTGAAGCACTCAAAGGAAAAGGTTATAGGATAAAATGGACAAATATGCCATATGCTAGGGCAAAAAATGAATTGCAAAAAACTTCAGGGAGAAACAAATACATTATTTCAATAAATAGAGATTCAAATAATGAATCAAATTTTAAATGGATTTTCGAGATTAGAAAAACGTATCGAGGGATTTTTTCAAAAAAATTTCAAAAAGAAATGTCTATAGAAGAAATTAAACAAACACAGGAAAAGATTGGAATACGAATTGGTGCTTCTATATATAATGAATTGATAAATTTGGGTCTAAAAGATCAAGTCGAACAATCTATATCAGGAAATATTATAGCAAAAAAAATTTTAAATAATAGGATTGGATTTTGGGCTGCTAATTCAGATACAAGTAGTTATGATTATAAAACTGCAGGAGGAAATTTTAAAGATCTTTTTCTAGTAAATAAATTTAAGAAAGATTCTAAATTTTATGTTGTAACTTCAAAAAATACAGAAGAAAAAAAAGCTTTAAAAATAAAAAAATATCTCAATAAATTTATAAAAACTCAGAAATATAATAAAATAATAGATAAATACTATAAATAAAACAAATAGAAATAAAAACAATAATAACTTATCTAGTTGATATATAGCTATTTTCAGATGTCAAAATTTAATACAATTTGTACAGAGTACTATTAACAGTAATACTTGTAGTAGTTATTATTTTTTCAAGTATATTTCTTTTTTACCAATTATTCTTTATAAATCCTTATTGTTAAAGATTTAAAAAATTCAACATCCACTGTATGCTATTACTAGTTTTTATGAATATATTTAAATATTAAATCTGAAAGATCTGTTAATTTATATTTTTGAGTTATCGGTGCATCTAC of Pigmentibacter sp. JX0631 contains these proteins:
- the trmFO gene encoding methylenetetrahydrofolate--tRNA-(uracil(54)-C(5))-methyltransferase (FADH(2)-oxidizing) TrmFO; this translates as MNVAVIGAGLAGSECAWILAEHYQLSVTLYEMKTKKTTPAQISPHLFAELVCSNSLKSKSRLNPAGTLKIELEKLGSLILPAARKAEVPAGETLAVDRELFSSEITQKLKNHKNIEVIETIVQSIDEINLKKDFNAIVIATGPLTDDALAADLRKITKSDQLYFYDAIAPILDGDSINYDVAFYANRLSKTSLYEKNLAQNKEKSPELLNVSNAELTQEKLTGLPDVSNADEDGDYLNLPFNKEEYFAFVEKVLLGEKVPHKNFEEPRYFNGCQPIEVLAESGPRTLSFGPMKPKGLINPKTGKMPYAVVQLRKESLGDNAWNMVGFQTRLTWKAQKEIFSTIPGMENVEFFRLGSMHRNTYLVSPSVLNEDFSLKENNKIYLAGQIMGVEGYLESTAMGCFIGHLIGIKLTKQKKLSLPPANTSLGCLARFCIYSEAKKFTPMNIHWGLFNDLTKEDIEKYSSNSEKVLKMKKIDKSTKREMLASRSEELFNDWFNKEFI
- a CDS encoding 2OG-Fe(II) oxygenase family protein, with the translated sequence MNDIETSVLKSLSSDLSTSVTFRKISSMPQMPRSTEEEKLLPEFNMEESEFIDENIVFSNGEEGFLRAIHDGFFLLKIPSNFSVSLGDKFTNNFFRAKNGDKDDAYRGYKDVKIQGFFQGYFDRENDQLENFFIEMSHWKEFLPAEIEALGHAMADLGIGVLKSILLKIGVAESHIDTVTSGLSKKNGHQMLAFNHYRSEKKTRGTKFHRDSGWITVLRCTEPGLVAFIDNKLYALNPKEGYFVINFGSAFELLTETMQLPVKANIHGVLQTIRKPGQKNRTSYVVFLDSNLKGQIFRYENGTPNQLQSVEEFITQETVRAYVENESEL
- a CDS encoding SDR family oxidoreductase — its product is MDLKLQEKKALITGSTSGIGFAIAQSLLQEGVSIIINGRTEDRVKSAIEKLSKQNIHKKNISGLAADVGTKKGCEKVIEEVSSVDILINNYGVYAAREFEEISDENWMEIFNQNVMSGIRLSRYYLNQMKKKDWGRMVFISSESGIHIPTEMIHYGVTKTAQIALARGLAETTLGTGVTVNSILPGPTWSEGVEKFVNDLAVQNNLSNKEMEKKFFKEYRSSSLIQRFASVDEVASFVTYICSPLSSATNGAALRVEGGLLRGIV
- a CDS encoding SemiSWEET transporter, giving the protein MLLYKHLIIGYIAAFLTTSSFLPQAIKTIKTKDTSGISLVMYSMFCSGVFLWLIYGIMIFDLIIIIANLVTFIISFLILLICFANLKNKNKRIK
- a CDS encoding 3,4-dihydroxy-2-butanone-4-phosphate synthase, whose product is MNYSEQYLYALTTLVEKIQKALATFKSGGLILVGDDGRRENEADLVFHACGASPENVNFAITHAKGLLCVSLSHEVANNLGIYSAPQIPGGISHTNFTLSVDAKKGITSGISAKDRAYTIELMADPKASIGDFVSPGHVFPLRAMQGGLLARAGHTEALLELCNFANLPSVAAMCEVLDENGNAINPKHFADINHKYNVFKDIPYITTIDILWAKIFFQPLKNQTFHAVQNFTAPEIRERPISVFEFQQRQEKELTLPTFLCVYKEQINPEKIHISITNAANIWNNSVELNNCDAAVFLYCPGNCFEKIPSDFSDFCDMSAKEGLSKTKISVKRCISILRTMQFISTTFNLNINQIINNTPYLVPEDKYFLSNIVHSNFKLY
- a CDS encoding transporter substrate-binding domain-containing protein, whose product is MKTNLNYALLKFILSLIILLPFFSIYSLEEIEVLYDERMIPWTYRDSNRKLVGSSVETFSEALKGKGYRIKWTNMPYARAKNELQKTSGRNKYIISINRDSNNESNFKWIFEIRKTYRGIFSKKFQKEMSIEEIKQTQEKIGIRIGASIYNELINLGLKDQVEQSISGNIIAKKILNNRIGFWAANSDTSSYDYKTAGGNFKDLFLVNKFKKDSKFYVVTSKNTEEKKALKIKKYLNKFIKTQKYNKIIDKYYK